CTGCGCCGCACCAGCCGCAAGAGCCTGCTGCAGGGCGTCGAGCGGGCGGAGGGGCTGCTGGCCAAGTACGGCCACGGCAAGGCGATCGTGCTAGCCCGCTTCATCCCGGTGGTCCGGACGGTGCTCAACCCGCTGTGCGGCGTGCTCGACGTACCGGTGCGCACGTTCACCGTCTGGCAGGTGGTCGGCGGCGCGGTGTGGACCGTCGGGCTCGTGCTGGCCGGGTACGCCCTCGGTTCCTCGGTCCCCAACATCGACCGTTATCTGCTACCGATCGTCGGTCTGGTAGTAGTTGTCTCCGTGCTCCCCATTGTTCTCGAACTGTTCCGCGCCCGTAAGGCGCGCCGTCACGGAGGTGACGCGTGATGTCCTACCGGGCTCTCGCCGTGTACGACGGCAGTGGTATCGACGGCAGCCTCTACAGCCAGGTGAACCGCTGGGCCGAGGCCGCCCCGTACTGGCTCGACGAGCTGATCAGGATCTGGTCGGCGATCGGCCTCGGCCTGTTCGCGGTCTTCATGGTGTTCGCCTGGTGGCGGGCGCGCGGCGCCGACTCGGCCGTGATGGCCAAGGTGCTGGCCTCGCCGGCGATCGTGGTCGTCGCGTACGCCGTCAACTCGGTGTTCAAGAGCCTGGTCGAGGAGGTCCGGCCGTGCGCCCAGATCCCCGGCAGCGTCTCGCTGGAGACCTGCCCGGGCACCGGTGACTGGTCCTTCCCGAGCAACCACTCGGTGATCGCCTTCGCCGCCGCCGGGGCGCTCTGGTTCGCCGACCGGCGGCTCGGCTGGATCGCCGGGATCTTCGCCGCCCTGATGGCCGCCTCCCGGGTCTGGGTCGGCGTGCACTACCCGCACGACGTGGCGGTCGGCGCGCTGGTCGGCATCGTGGCCGCCGTGGTGCTGGCTCCGCTCGCCGGGCGCTGCGCGCCGCTCGTCGACCGGATGCGGGCGGGGGCGCTGCGCCCGCTGCTCGGCCCGGGCGCGCTGCCCGTCGTGATCCGTGGGCAGGCGTCGTACGAGGCGCGACGGTACTGATTCCGCGGCTCGCCCGACCCTTGTCCGTACGGGGTGGCGGGTGGAGCATGTGAGCCGGGCGTGGGGCCCCTCCTGAGGGGAACCCGCCCGGCTCAGTCGTGTCCGGGCGCGGGGAGCGCCTCGGACGTGCCAGCGGAGGGAGCGCCAATGCCGTACCGACTCGACATCACGCAGGGGGACTGGCCGGCCGACCTGCTGCGCAAGGGCGTCGAGGGCCTGCTCGCCGAGGCCATGGTGCTCACCCTCGCCACCTCGGGCCACGAGCGCGGGCCGCACGCCAACCTGGCCTTCTTCGCGTACGACGACGACCTCGTCCTGTACTTCGTCAGCGAGCGCTCCACCAGACACAGCCACCACCTCGCCGAGGAGGCCCGGGCCGCCGCCACCGTCTTCCTGCCGCCGCCGGTCTTCGGCGAGCAGCTGCGCGGCCTCCAGCTCACCGGGAGCGCGGGCGAGGCGTGGGGGAGGCAGGCCGAGGCGGCGCTGGCCGCGTACCAGGGCCGGTACCCGTCCTTCGCGCAGGACGAGGACGTCCGGCGGCAGTACCTCACCGGGGCCGGGGCGGGGGCGCTGTACCGCTTCGAGGTGGACGAGCTGACGGCGGTGGACGAGCCGAACTTCGGGCGGCGCAACTACCTGCGCGCCCGGGTGGTGCGCTGAGCCCGGCGGGCTCATGTCGGCCGTACGACGTTTCGGCTGATTCATCCGCGGACGACGATCCGACGGCCCCGGGGCACTCGTGCTTCGAAGTCGCCCCGCCCCGGCCTGACGCGAGGCGTG
The nucleotide sequence above comes from Streptomyces kaniharaensis. Encoded proteins:
- a CDS encoding pyridoxamine 5'-phosphate oxidase family protein encodes the protein MPYRLDITQGDWPADLLRKGVEGLLAEAMVLTLATSGHERGPHANLAFFAYDDDLVLYFVSERSTRHSHHLAEEARAAATVFLPPPVFGEQLRGLQLTGSAGEAWGRQAEAALAAYQGRYPSFAQDEDVRRQYLTGAGAGALYRFEVDELTAVDEPNFGRRNYLRARVVR
- a CDS encoding phosphatase PAP2 family protein, giving the protein MSYRALAVYDGSGIDGSLYSQVNRWAEAAPYWLDELIRIWSAIGLGLFAVFMVFAWWRARGADSAVMAKVLASPAIVVVAYAVNSVFKSLVEEVRPCAQIPGSVSLETCPGTGDWSFPSNHSVIAFAAAGALWFADRRLGWIAGIFAALMAASRVWVGVHYPHDVAVGALVGIVAAVVLAPLAGRCAPLVDRMRAGALRPLLGPGALPVVIRGQASYEARRY
- a CDS encoding DedA family protein, yielding MLQFPGDPAVHLAVNPLDASSLLAAFGALGIAVVLFAETGLLVGFFLPGDSLLFTAGVLCAPGVTKGPQLELWQVLPAALVGAVAGAQTGYLIGRRGGRALLRRTSRKSLLQGVERAEGLLAKYGHGKAIVLARFIPVVRTVLNPLCGVLDVPVRTFTVWQVVGGAVWTVGLVLAGYALGSSVPNIDRYLLPIVGLVVVVSVLPIVLELFRARKARRHGGDA